The proteins below are encoded in one region of Aquisphaera giovannonii:
- a CDS encoding deiodinase family protein gives MIPRYTSLLSVTAVLAAVASSASADEPKRPAASAPAAVSPTGPANAEAAEIIKALSAAWPDRPEWLDMYTAILDDEEMGPQYGWFRSAVTQSRYGWDATRKRYDKDGDAKIARNEFPGRDADFARLDLDRDGAVTKDDFDKAAAPVGASPGLMLFSRADRDGNGKVTREEIDRFFKAADTDGHGFLTRSDLEAALPMPSPSRAMSPGDRPNKAMLIRGLFKQEVGSLQPGPKLDETAPDFTLRTNDGKSEVTLSKLVGPKPVVLIFGNFTCGPFRSHAGNFEKLYRRYGDRANFVMVYVREAHPTDGWRMESNDRLGVSTAQPTTYDERVGVAQRCGKLLGLGFPMLVDSIDDAVGARYSGMPGRFYLIDRQGKVAFKNGRGPYGFKHDELEQALVLLLQDEESRASAGGSQAASR, from the coding sequence ATGATTCCCAGGTACACGAGCCTCCTGAGCGTGACCGCCGTCCTCGCGGCGGTCGCCTCCTCCGCCTCGGCCGACGAGCCCAAGCGACCCGCGGCCTCCGCTCCCGCCGCCGTCTCGCCGACGGGCCCCGCGAATGCCGAGGCGGCCGAGATCATCAAGGCCCTGAGTGCGGCGTGGCCGGACCGGCCCGAGTGGCTGGACATGTACACGGCCATCCTCGACGACGAGGAGATGGGGCCGCAGTACGGCTGGTTCCGGTCCGCGGTCACCCAGTCCCGCTACGGCTGGGACGCGACGCGCAAGCGCTACGACAAGGATGGGGACGCGAAGATCGCCCGCAACGAGTTCCCCGGCCGGGACGCCGACTTCGCCCGCCTGGACCTCGACCGTGACGGTGCCGTCACGAAGGATGACTTCGACAAGGCCGCCGCGCCGGTCGGCGCCTCGCCCGGCCTGATGCTCTTCTCCCGAGCCGACCGCGACGGCAACGGCAAGGTGACCCGGGAGGAGATCGATCGGTTCTTCAAGGCCGCGGACACCGACGGCCACGGCTTCCTCACGCGGTCGGACCTGGAGGCGGCCCTCCCCATGCCCTCTCCCTCCCGGGCCATGTCCCCCGGCGACCGGCCGAACAAGGCGATGCTGATCCGGGGGCTCTTCAAGCAGGAGGTCGGCTCGCTCCAGCCCGGCCCGAAGCTCGACGAGACCGCCCCCGACTTCACGCTGCGGACGAATGACGGGAAGTCCGAGGTCACGCTGTCGAAGCTGGTCGGCCCGAAGCCGGTCGTGCTCATCTTCGGCAACTTCACGTGCGGGCCGTTCCGGAGCCACGCCGGGAACTTCGAGAAGCTCTACCGCCGCTACGGCGACCGTGCGAACTTCGTCATGGTTTACGTCCGGGAGGCCCACCCGACCGACGGCTGGCGGATGGAGAGCAACGACCGCCTGGGCGTCTCCACGGCCCAGCCGACGACGTACGACGAGCGCGTGGGCGTCGCCCAGCGGTGCGGCAAGCTGCTCGGCCTGGGCTTCCCGATGCTCGTGGACAGCATCGACGACGCCGTGGGGGCCCGCTACAGCGGCATGCCCGGCCGGTTCTACCTGATCGACCGCCAGGGCAAGGTCGCCTTCAAGAACGGCCGCGGCCCCTACGGCTTCAAGCACGACGAGCTCGAGCAGGCCCTGGTGCTCCTGCTCCAGGATGAGGAGTCGCGGGCGAGCGCCGGCGGGTCTCAGGCGGCCAGTCGTTGA
- a CDS encoding TIGR00282 family metallophosphoesterase: MALKILFIGDVVGSPGRKIVSQALPRLIPRWGLGLVVCNAENSAGGSGLTLRCYEELADAGVDVMTMGDHVYRKDEIFQIFERSDAVVRPANFPTESPGAEMALVQARDGTLVAVFTVLGRTYMKPVDSPFTACDRLLERLGGTAKVVVVDVHAEATSDKQLLARYLDGRVSAVLGTHTHVATADEQILKQGTAFQCDVGMTGPHDSILGRRYDRVLSATLSQVPCYFDVATGDPRLNGALVTVDPVTGRALSIQRVSLSQQDVQKMLTESGDGTGPSPASEPLRG; the protein is encoded by the coding sequence ATGGCGCTCAAGATCCTGTTCATCGGCGACGTCGTGGGCTCGCCGGGCCGGAAGATCGTGTCCCAGGCGCTGCCCCGGCTCATCCCCCGCTGGGGCCTCGGGCTGGTCGTCTGCAACGCGGAGAACTCCGCGGGCGGCTCCGGGCTCACCCTCCGCTGCTACGAGGAGCTCGCGGATGCCGGCGTGGACGTGATGACGATGGGCGACCACGTCTACCGGAAGGACGAGATCTTCCAGATTTTCGAGCGCTCCGACGCGGTCGTCCGACCGGCCAACTTCCCCACCGAGTCCCCCGGGGCGGAGATGGCCCTCGTCCAGGCACGCGACGGCACGCTCGTGGCGGTCTTCACCGTCCTCGGGCGGACCTACATGAAGCCCGTGGACTCCCCGTTCACGGCCTGCGACCGGCTCCTCGAGCGGCTCGGGGGCACGGCGAAGGTCGTCGTCGTGGACGTCCACGCCGAGGCCACGAGCGACAAGCAGCTCCTGGCGCGTTACCTCGACGGCCGGGTCTCCGCGGTGCTCGGCACCCACACGCACGTCGCCACGGCCGACGAGCAGATCCTCAAGCAGGGGACGGCCTTCCAGTGCGACGTGGGCATGACCGGCCCGCACGACTCGATCCTCGGCCGCCGCTACGACCGCGTCCTGAGCGCCACACTCAGCCAGGTCCCCTGCTACTTCGACGTCGCCACCGGCGACCCTCGCCTGAACGGAGCCCTCGTCACCGTGGACCCGGTGACGGGGCGCGCCCTCTCGATCCAGCGGGTGAGCCTCTCCCAGCAGGACGTGCAGAAGATGCTCACCGAATCCGGGGACGGCACCGGCCCCTCCCCCGCGAGCGAGCCGCTTCGGGGTTGA
- the rny gene encoding ribonuclease Y codes for MDGTINGGLIGVILGMAGSLAGSYVLGRLRAQTARGLADQIISSAHREADAIRLQAELAAKEAAFQQRQELDREVDQARKEAREQERRLEKRSDLLDQKLELIGRKERDFEVMQRTLADQHEELQKRQQEVRELISDQREALHRIGRMSLEEARDLLLRRVREELASDVGTLIMQHESAARETCQQRSREILTTAIQRYAASHTAEVTVSTVDIPSDEMKGRIIGREGRNIRAFEKATGVDVIVDDTPGVVVVTGFDSVRREIAKVALEKLIQDGRIHPTRIEEIVQETREEMEEHIRRLGREAASEADVPELHEKLLDYLGRLKFRTSYSQNVLRHSIEVGFLTGMMAEEIGLDGALGRRCGLLHDIGKAADHEMEGGHPAVGAELARRYGEGPEVVHAALGHHDDLRVDRPYTVLVAAADAISASRPGARRETLDKYVRRLEELEALALGFPGVEHAYAIQAGREVRVLVDSQLVDDAAAAALCRDVARAIQEQLTYPGEVKVTVLRETRAVEFAR; via the coding sequence GTGGACGGAACGATCAACGGGGGACTCATCGGGGTGATCCTGGGGATGGCCGGCTCGCTCGCCGGCTCCTATGTCCTCGGCCGCCTGCGCGCCCAGACCGCTCGCGGCCTCGCCGACCAGATCATCTCCAGCGCCCACCGCGAGGCCGACGCCATCCGACTCCAGGCCGAGCTCGCGGCCAAGGAGGCCGCCTTCCAGCAGCGGCAGGAGCTGGACCGGGAGGTCGACCAGGCCCGCAAGGAGGCCCGCGAGCAGGAGCGCCGGCTGGAAAAGCGGAGCGACCTCCTCGACCAGAAGCTGGAGCTGATCGGCAGGAAGGAGCGCGACTTCGAGGTCATGCAGCGGACCCTGGCGGACCAGCACGAGGAGCTCCAGAAGAGGCAGCAGGAGGTCCGCGAGCTCATCAGCGATCAGCGCGAGGCCCTCCACCGGATCGGCCGGATGAGCCTCGAGGAGGCCCGCGACCTGCTGCTGCGGCGGGTCCGGGAGGAGCTCGCCTCGGACGTCGGGACGCTCATCATGCAGCACGAGTCCGCGGCGCGCGAGACCTGCCAGCAGAGGTCCCGGGAGATCCTCACGACCGCGATCCAGCGGTATGCCGCGTCGCACACCGCGGAGGTGACGGTCAGCACGGTCGACATCCCGAGCGACGAGATGAAGGGGCGGATCATCGGCCGCGAGGGCCGGAACATCCGGGCCTTCGAGAAGGCCACGGGCGTGGACGTGATCGTGGACGACACCCCCGGCGTGGTCGTCGTGACGGGGTTCGACAGCGTCCGGCGCGAGATCGCCAAGGTGGCCCTCGAGAAGCTCATCCAGGACGGCCGCATCCACCCGACGCGGATCGAGGAGATCGTCCAGGAGACCCGCGAGGAGATGGAGGAGCACATCCGCAGGCTCGGCCGCGAGGCGGCGAGCGAGGCGGACGTGCCGGAGTTGCACGAGAAGCTGCTGGACTACCTGGGACGGCTGAAGTTCCGCACGAGCTATTCCCAGAATGTCCTCCGCCACTCGATCGAGGTCGGTTTCCTGACCGGGATGATGGCGGAGGAGATCGGCCTCGACGGGGCGCTCGGACGGCGCTGCGGCCTGCTGCACGACATCGGCAAGGCCGCCGACCACGAGATGGAGGGCGGCCACCCCGCCGTCGGCGCGGAGCTCGCCCGGCGGTACGGCGAGGGCCCGGAGGTCGTGCACGCGGCGCTCGGGCACCACGACGATCTCCGCGTGGACCGGCCCTACACCGTGCTCGTCGCCGCGGCCGATGCCATCAGCGCGAGCCGCCCGGGTGCCCGCCGCGAGACGCTGGACAAATACGTCCGCCGGCTCGAGGAGCTGGAGGCCCTGGCGCTCGGCTTCCCGGGCGTCGAGCACGCGTATGCGATCCAGGCCGGCCGCGAGGTCCGCGTCCTGGTGGACAGCCAGCTCGTCGACGACGCCGCCGCGGCCGCCCTCTGCCGCGACGTCGCCCGGGCGATCCAGGAGCAGTTGACGTACCCCGGCGAGGTGAAGGTCACCGTCCTCCGCGAGACCCGCGCGGTGGAGTTCGCCCGCTGA
- a CDS encoding alpha/beta hydrolase, with amino-acid sequence MRGCLVLHGLGGGPYEVDPLIQGMSECGFTVHAPMLPGHEGPGPRMPASTWPEWAAASEAAFDLLAREASPVAVVGFSTGGTLALRLATTRPVARLVLLSPFLEIRYTRLLPVAAIRYVRPLSRLIPSLPRRRPAVRDPESLRRVVASAGFRTFSVRAAASALELIEATRPLLPAISVPTLILQGALDSVVEPRGARRILEELGSDWKRLLTLPSSDHLIALDRERDVVRREVVAFLRGDPGLRGGEPSSTRPQASPSQGIRQE; translated from the coding sequence GTGCGAGGATGCCTCGTCCTGCACGGCCTGGGCGGAGGCCCTTACGAAGTCGATCCCCTGATCCAGGGGATGAGCGAATGCGGCTTCACGGTCCACGCCCCCATGCTGCCGGGGCACGAAGGGCCGGGGCCTCGGATGCCGGCTTCCACCTGGCCGGAATGGGCGGCCGCCTCGGAGGCCGCATTCGACCTCCTGGCACGCGAGGCCTCTCCGGTCGCCGTGGTCGGATTCTCCACCGGAGGCACGCTCGCCCTGAGGCTCGCGACGACGCGCCCCGTGGCCCGCCTGGTGCTTCTGTCTCCGTTCCTGGAGATCCGATACACCCGGTTGCTACCGGTGGCGGCGATTCGATACGTCCGTCCCCTGTCCCGCTTGATCCCGAGCCTGCCCAGGAGACGCCCCGCCGTCCGCGATCCGGAGAGCCTGCGCCGGGTCGTCGCCTCGGCTGGATTCCGGACCTTCAGCGTCCGAGCGGCCGCCAGCGCCCTGGAGCTGATCGAGGCGACTCGTCCGCTCTTGCCTGCCATCTCGGTGCCGACCCTGATCCTTCAGGGCGCCCTGGACTCGGTCGTCGAACCCCGCGGGGCACGGCGGATCCTGGAGGAGCTGGGCTCGGACTGGAAGCGGCTCCTCACCCTTCCTTCGTCGGACCACCTCATTGCGCTCGACCGCGAGCGGGACGTGGTGCGGCGGGAGGTCGTCGCCTTCCTACGCGGCGACCCCGGACTCCGGGGCGGAGAACCCTCGTCAACCCGCCCGCAGGCGAGCCCGAGCCAGGGCATCCGCCAGGAATAG
- a CDS encoding DUF7670 domain-containing protein → MNPAWGAILHWTPRVLGCGFVLFVAMFALDVFDETHGLLETLLELIIHLIPAAFALVAVAISWRWPGAGALLFGGLGASYIAMVWGRGHWTWYVAIAGPCFLLGLLFLADALARARLRAG, encoded by the coding sequence ATGAACCCCGCCTGGGGCGCGATCCTCCACTGGACCCCCCGTGTCCTCGGATGCGGATTCGTCCTCTTCGTCGCGATGTTCGCCCTCGACGTCTTCGACGAGACGCACGGTCTCCTGGAGACCCTCCTGGAGTTGATCATTCACCTGATTCCCGCCGCGTTTGCCCTCGTCGCCGTGGCGATCTCGTGGCGATGGCCCGGGGCAGGCGCCCTGCTCTTCGGCGGGCTCGGGGCGTCGTACATCGCCATGGTCTGGGGCAGGGGCCACTGGACGTGGTATGTCGCGATCGCGGGCCCATGCTTCCTCCTCGGGCTCCTATTCCTGGCGGATGCCCTGGCTCGGGCTCGCCTGCGGGCGGGTTGA